The following proteins are co-located in the Castanea sativa cultivar Marrone di Chiusa Pesio chromosome 8, ASM4071231v1 genome:
- the LOC142606056 gene encoding uncharacterized protein LOC142606056 — MVISGTGNDAMSKALRQISKSPFARRIYKANLLHRFSQPTFTIYIGRTNPMEHVSHFNQKMAVHSNNEALMCKVFPSSLGPVAMRWFDAFEEGSVGSFEELTRAFGARFITCSRVPKPLDSLLSMAMRERERLKIYSDRYWETYNEIDGDVEDAVVRTFKVGLPTEHGLRKSLIMKAASNMR; from the coding sequence ATGGTCATATCGGGCAcgggaaatgatgctatgagtaaaGCCCTGAGGCAGATTTCTAAATCACCTTTTGCAAGAAGGATATACAAGGCAAATCTCCTTCATCGTTTCTCTCAGCCTACTTTTACCATTTATATTGGTAGGACCAATCCCATGGAGCATGTTAGTCATTTTAACCAGAAAATGGCAGTTCATTCAAATAATGAGGctttgatgtgtaaggtttttCCTTCTAGTCTTGGGCCAGTAGCCATGCGTTGGTTTGATGCTTTTGAAGAGGGATCTGTGGGATCTTTTGAGGAGCTTACAAGAGCGTTTGGGGCTCGGTTCATAACTTGCAGCAGGGTCCCTAAGCCTTTAGATTCcttattatctatggccatgagggaaagagagaggcTTAAAATTTATTCAGATAGATATTGGGAGACCTataatgagattgatggggaTGTCGAAGATGCTGTTGTGAGGACTTTTAAAGTGGGGCTCCCTACTGAACATGGTCTGAGAAAGTCGTTGATAATGAAAGCTGCTTCAAATATGCGCTAG